The following proteins are co-located in the Campylobacter concisus genome:
- a CDS encoding tyrosine-type recombinase/integrase, giving the protein MPKINPPLTDTALRALKPKDKVYKKSDGQNLFIFIEPSGRKFFALEYKSPLTLKTRRMALGNYPDLSLSAAREKRRELAAQILNGIDPLVSKKSSKTTLNDIAAKWLDIKSANITPNYLKKQNLIFNKHVAPYLGDRPLDNIKAVEIIDILKIIEKAGNLETIKRVFILLNQIFRYAVTYEIIAHNVVADINFKYAFKTAKPKNFPTITDENEIRTLLASVDGYNGDIKTKVALKLAIYTAMRPFNVRAAKWDEFDLSAKIWTVKADKMKMKEAFRLPLADQVVNLLKDYTKICGSTEGYLFPSTLSKSRPMSENTLNTALRRMGYSKDEIVSHGFRAMFSTMANEKRNEHGCHADIIERCLAHKDKDKIREAYNRAQNLADMKTLMQWWADYLDELVK; this is encoded by the coding sequence ATGCCAAAAATTAACCCTCCCTTGACGGACACAGCTCTAAGAGCCTTAAAACCCAAAGATAAGGTTTATAAAAAATCTGACGGACAAAATTTATTTATTTTTATCGAGCCAAGTGGTCGTAAATTTTTCGCACTTGAATACAAAAGTCCTCTTACATTAAAAACACGCCGAATGGCCCTGGGGAATTATCCTGATCTTAGTCTCTCAGCCGCCAGAGAAAAACGCAGAGAGTTGGCCGCTCAGATACTAAATGGCATTGATCCGCTAGTAAGTAAAAAGAGTAGTAAAACGACACTAAACGATATCGCTGCAAAATGGCTAGATATAAAATCCGCGAACATAACTCCGAACTACTTAAAAAAACAAAATTTAATTTTTAACAAGCACGTTGCGCCGTATTTAGGCGATCGTCCATTGGATAATATAAAAGCAGTAGAAATAATAGACATCTTAAAGATCATAGAAAAAGCTGGAAATTTAGAAACCATCAAGCGTGTATTTATCTTGCTAAATCAAATTTTTAGATACGCCGTTACCTATGAGATAATCGCTCACAATGTCGTGGCCGATATAAATTTCAAATACGCCTTTAAAACCGCAAAGCCTAAAAATTTCCCTACTATCACGGATGAAAATGAGATACGCACATTACTTGCATCAGTAGATGGATATAATGGCGACATAAAAACAAAAGTCGCATTAAAGCTTGCGATCTATACAGCAATGCGTCCATTTAATGTCAGAGCTGCCAAGTGGGATGAGTTTGATCTATCCGCTAAAATTTGGACGGTAAAAGCAGATAAAATGAAAATGAAAGAGGCATTTAGACTACCACTAGCTGATCAAGTCGTAAATTTATTGAAAGACTACACTAAAATTTGCGGAAGCACCGAAGGGTATCTTTTCCCTAGTACACTATCCAAAAGCCGTCCAATGAGTGAAAATACGTTAAATACAGCACTAAGACGCATGGGCTACAGCAAAGATGAGATTGTTTCTCATGGCTTTCGTGCGATGTTTTCAACTATGGCCAACGAAAAAAGAAATGAGCATGGCTGCCATGCTGACATCATCGAACGATGCCTTGCACACAAAGACAAGGATAAAATAAGAGAAGCTTACAATAGAGCTCAAAATTTAGCTGATATGAAAACTTTGATGCAATGGTGGGCAGATTATTTGGATGAGTTGGTAAAATAA
- a CDS encoding DUF3825 domain-containing protein, with amino-acid sequence MELYDFAYCGDFNEKIKRLKKIIIDENWGKPKNGKDFPVLHNYIAHYFKKIHQDNQISYAENENGEKIACFNTGLLTSTYNDIYAYFIKNKNPNSPQEWFLVEFLTSNSRKLSKIAELPKIATFFNSIDDLFFDTKLELRLNAEHILQDNYERFPDELKQYNKIMLVTLLEGAIKIAKKKIERNYKTAVPQFFDNKIQFLIPLCLLDPQKPDIAIAISKDTDYYYGATCLTMDMAYNNARLIVKPESDWLRLSDD; translated from the coding sequence ATGGAGTTATACGACTTTGCTTATTGTGGCGATTTTAACGAAAAAATAAAACGATTAAAAAAGATAATTATTGATGAAAATTGGGGGAAACCCAAAAACGGCAAAGATTTTCCAGTTTTGCATAACTATATAGCGCACTATTTTAAAAAAATACATCAAGATAACCAAATCTCTTATGCGGAAAATGAGAACGGCGAGAAAATAGCTTGCTTTAATACCGGCTTACTAACTAGTACGTATAATGATATTTATGCTTACTTTATCAAAAACAAAAACCCAAATTCGCCTCAAGAATGGTTTTTGGTTGAATTCTTAACGAGCAATTCGAGAAAATTATCAAAAATAGCGGAGTTGCCTAAGATAGCGACCTTTTTTAACTCAATTGACGACCTATTTTTTGATACGAAACTAGAACTTAGACTAAATGCCGAACATATATTACAAGATAACTACGAAAGATTTCCCGATGAGCTTAAACAATATAATAAGATTATGCTCGTTACTCTTCTTGAAGGCGCCATAAAAATAGCCAAGAAAAAAATCGAGAGAAATTACAAAACGGCGGTTCCGCAATTTTTTGACAACAAAATTCAGTTTTTGATTCCATTATGTCTACTCGACCCACAAAAACCAGATATAGCTATCGCCATTAGCAAAGATACGGATTATTATTACGGAGCGACTTGCTTAACTATGGATATGGCTTATAATAATGCTAGGCTAATAGTAAAACCCGAAAGCGACTGGCTTAGACTAAGCGATGATTAA
- the panB gene encoding 3-methyl-2-oxobutanoate hydroxymethyltransferase produces MKDEKTQKKKLSINDIKNKKGIEPIVMITAYDALFTKLFDDYADIILVGDSLNMSFNMQESTIGADMNTMLYHTKAVCNGAKNTFIMADMPFGSYTNEKQAIKNAMKFFKQTNADAVKLEVGMHQVNLVKRLCEEGINVMAHIGLKPQFYKFEGGYKIKGRSEIEAKELIEEALAFEQAGAFGILLEGTMSSVASEITKQVHVPVIGIGSGVNVDGQVLVWSDMLGFFEDFKPKFVKRYLDGADIVRKSVQSYANDVKGKIFPSEEFCY; encoded by the coding sequence ATGAAAGATGAAAAAACTCAGAAGAAAAAACTAAGCATAAATGATATAAAAAACAAAAAAGGCATTGAGCCTATTGTAATGATAACTGCCTATGATGCGTTATTTACCAAGCTTTTTGATGATTATGCTGATATTATTTTGGTTGGCGATAGCTTAAATATGAGTTTTAATATGCAAGAAAGCACGATAGGTGCGGACATGAATACCATGCTTTATCATACAAAGGCCGTTTGTAACGGAGCCAAAAATACTTTTATCATGGCCGATATGCCATTTGGCAGCTACACAAATGAAAAACAAGCGATAAAAAATGCGATGAAATTTTTCAAACAGACAAATGCCGATGCTGTAAAGCTCGAAGTTGGCATGCACCAAGTAAATTTAGTAAAGCGTCTTTGTGAAGAGGGCATAAACGTTATGGCTCACATTGGCTTAAAGCCTCAGTTTTATAAATTTGAAGGCGGTTATAAGATAAAAGGCAGAAGCGAGATCGAGGCGAAAGAATTAATTGAAGAGGCTTTAGCGTTTGAGCAAGCTGGAGCATTTGGCATCTTGCTTGAAGGCACGATGAGTAGCGTGGCTAGCGAGATAACAAAGCAAGTTCATGTACCAGTTATTGGTATCGGATCTGGGGTAAACGTCGATGGACAAGTACTTGTATGGTCTGATATGCTTGGATTTTTCGAGGACTTTAAGCCAAAATTTGTAAAACGCTATCTTGATGGAGCGGATATTGTAAGAAAGAGTGTGCAATCCTACGCAAATGATGTAAAAGGCAAAATTTTTCCAAGTGAAGAATTTTGCTACTAG
- a CDS encoding histidine phosphotransferase, translating to MGILKRLEIDYSYDIVEEFLSHYALMCDLLEPLIINLGRADKYKDSILELTRIFHNIKSAAGFMHLDPILKLTTLAEEITQEARSLKGPANDKFIDWLLLISDQFNKYKDDVENDFEYFSVLEPKIIDVPAKLN from the coding sequence ATGGGTATATTAAAAAGGCTTGAAATAGATTACTCTTATGATATAGTTGAAGAATTTTTATCTCACTATGCTTTAATGTGCGATTTACTTGAGCCTTTGATAATAAATTTAGGAAGAGCTGATAAATATAAAGATAGTATCTTAGAGCTTACTAGGATTTTTCATAATATTAAATCAGCAGCAGGATTCATGCATCTTGATCCGATATTAAAGCTTACAACTTTAGCTGAAGAGATAACTCAAGAGGCAAGAAGTCTAAAAGGGCCAGCAAATGATAAATTTATAGATTGGTTGCTGCTTATTAGTGATCAGTTTAATAAATATAAAGATGACGTCGAGAACGATTTTGAATATTTTAGCGTTCTTGAACCAAAAATCATTGATGTGCCTGCAAAACTTAACTAA